The DNA sequence TGCGGATCTGCCGGAGCTCGAAGCCCACCTCGCGGTAGGTGAGCACCCGGTGCAGCCGCTCGATGTCCGGCGCCGTGTACACGCGGTACCCGGCGGCCGTGCGAGCGCCGGGCGAGGCCAGGCCCACCTGGTCCCAGTGGTGCAGCGTGCGGACGCTGACCCCGATGAGGCGGGCCGTGGCTCCGACGCTGAGTTCCGCATCCCGGACGGGCGTGTCGTCGTTCACGGATCCCACCTTCCGGCCTCCCGTCGCGTGAGGGTCAAGTGTCTGTGCGAGGACGTCTCCACGGTAGGCCGGACGGGGCGGCGACGGAGGCGCTCGCGCCCCGGCGCTGTCTGTGACCGCGGGTAGTGTGTGACGCACAGAACCGAGACGGTGCACCATGCCGATGGAGGGGAACCCATGCCCGCGCCCACCAAGGAGACGTTCGCGCGTCTCGCCACGCTCGTCGCCATCGACGCAGCAGATCAGCGGCCCACGAGGGACATCACGGAAGTGTTCACGGGCCGCACGCTCGCCACGATCCCCGTCGGCACGGCGGACGACGCCCGCGCCGCGGTGGACCGTGCCCGGGTGGCACAGCGGCTGTGGTCCCGGCGCAGCCCCGCGCAGCGCGCGGAGGTGTTCTTCCGCTACCACGATCTGGTCCTGGCCCACCGCGACGCGCTGATGGACATGGCGCAGGCGGAGACGGGCAAGTCGCGCGCCTCCGCGCTCGAGGAGGTCCTCGACATCGCGATGACCGCCCGCTACTACGCGAGCACGGGACCGAAGACCCTGAAGAGCCGCAGGGTGCCGGGCATGATCCCCGGCGCCACCAAGACGCAGGTGCACTACCAGCCCAAGGGCGTGGTGGGTGTGATCTCGCCGTGGAACTACCCGATGACGCTGGCCGTGTCCGACGCGGTCGCAGCGCTCATGGCCGGCAATGCCGTCGTGCTCAAGCCGGACAGCCAGACGCCCTACTGCGCGCTGGCGTGCGTGGAGCTGCTCTACCGTGCAGGGCTGCCGCGCGACCTGTTCGCGGTGGTCCCCGGGCCGGGGTCCGTGGTGGGCACCGAGCTGGTCGAGACCACCGACTACCTCATGTTCACCGGCTCCACCGCCACCGGCAAGCACCTGGCGGAGCAGGCCGGCCGGCGGCTCATCGGGTATTCGGCGGAGCTGGGCGGCAAGAACCCCATGATCGTCACCGCGGGTGCGGACCTGGGCAAGGTGGCGGACGCGGCCACCCGCGCGTGCTTCTCCAACTCGGGGCAGCTGTGCATCTCAATCGAGCGCATCTACGTGGAGCAGGCAGTGGCCGACGAGTTCACGCGCGTGCTGGGCAAGCGGGTGCAGGCGATGAAGCTGGGCGCCGGGTACGGCTTCGGCGTCGAAATGGGCAGCATGATCTCCAAGAGCCAGCTCGAGACCGTCACCCACCACGTGGAGGACGCCGTGGCCAAGGGCGCCACGGTGGTCGCGGGCGGCACGGCGCGCCCGGACCTGGGCCCGCTGTTCTTCGAGCCCACCCTGCTCACCGGGGTCACCGAGGACATGGAGTGCGCCGCGGGCGAGACCTTCGGGCCGCTCGTGTCGATCTACCCGGTGACCGACGTCGAGGATGCGATCGCGCGGGCCAACGACACCGCCTACGGCCTCAACGCCAGCGTGTGGGCCGGGTCGGAGGCGGAGGGCGAGGCCATCGCCCGGCGCCTGCGCGCCGGCACGGTCAACGTCAACGAGGGCTACGCGCCCGCCTGGGGCAGCACGGCGGCTCCGATGGGCGGCATGGGCGATTCCGGCGTGGGGCGTCGGCACGGGGCTGACGGTCTGCTCAAGTACACCGAGCCGCAGACGGTGGCCACGCAGCGGGTGACGGGCATGGCGGGCCCGGCGTGGATGCCGCCCAAGGCGTGGGCCAAGGCGCTGCCGGTGGCCATCAAGGCGCTGAGCTACGTGCCCGGACGGTAGGCGACTCCAGTCGGCAGGCGGCGCCGGCGTGCCTGCACGCGGCCGTGCAGGCACGCCGCCCTCGTCAGGCCGATACCGTCAGGTGGAACACGAAGGCCAGCAGAAGTGCCGCGAACAGGCCGCACAGCACCGTCGTCCCTCGTGGCGACGTCGAGGCCCTCGCGGACAGGTGGCCGATGGCGGCGAGCAGGCCGGCGGAGAGTAACAGCAGAAACCCGAACGCCACCAGGATCGGAGACGTCGACCAGTTCACGAG is a window from the Tomitella gaofuii genome containing:
- a CDS encoding succinic semialdehyde dehydrogenase; the protein is MPAPTKETFARLATLVAIDAADQRPTRDITEVFTGRTLATIPVGTADDARAAVDRARVAQRLWSRRSPAQRAEVFFRYHDLVLAHRDALMDMAQAETGKSRASALEEVLDIAMTARYYASTGPKTLKSRRVPGMIPGATKTQVHYQPKGVVGVISPWNYPMTLAVSDAVAALMAGNAVVLKPDSQTPYCALACVELLYRAGLPRDLFAVVPGPGSVVGTELVETTDYLMFTGSTATGKHLAEQAGRRLIGYSAELGGKNPMIVTAGADLGKVADAATRACFSNSGQLCISIERIYVEQAVADEFTRVLGKRVQAMKLGAGYGFGVEMGSMISKSQLETVTHHVEDAVAKGATVVAGGTARPDLGPLFFEPTLLTGVTEDMECAAGETFGPLVSIYPVTDVEDAIARANDTAYGLNASVWAGSEAEGEAIARRLRAGTVNVNEGYAPAWGSTAAPMGGMGDSGVGRRHGADGLLKYTEPQTVATQRVTGMAGPAWMPPKAWAKALPVAIKALSYVPGR